One genomic window of Kosmotoga olearia TBF 19.5.1 includes the following:
- a CDS encoding Mini-ribonuclease 3: MSNGSSRILKSSLSDFENFFRTDIVPEELSIDSLSFVGDAVYSLYFRIKTLRSAKRRTGYQHNLTLLYVEAKGQRKALEVIEKFLSEEERIIVRRGYNSRGARKRGDDENYKCATALEALVGYLFLKGRYRRLEELLEKVENDVSSWKKCAERDSKT, from the coding sequence GTGTCGAATGGGTCATCAAGAATCTTGAAAAGTTCTTTGTCTGATTTCGAAAATTTTTTTAGAACCGATATAGTACCGGAAGAATTATCGATAGATTCCCTGTCTTTCGTAGGAGATGCTGTTTATAGCCTGTATTTCCGTATAAAAACCCTCCGGTCGGCAAAAAGAAGAACAGGATATCAACACAATCTCACGCTTCTCTACGTCGAAGCAAAAGGCCAGAGAAAAGCACTCGAAGTTATAGAGAAATTTCTTTCAGAAGAAGAGAGAATAATTGTTCGCAGAGGATATAATTCTCGCGGTGCGAGAAAACGCGGTGATGACGAAAACTATAAATGTGCTACCGCCCTGGAAGCCCTCGTTGGGTATCTCTTTTTGAAAGGCCGGTATCGTCGTCTGGAGGAACTTCTGGAAAAGGTGGAAAATGATGTATCTTCATGGAAGAAATGTGCTGAGAGAGATTCTAAAACTTGA